Sequence from the Periplaneta americana isolate PAMFEO1 chromosome 5, P.americana_PAMFEO1_priV1, whole genome shotgun sequence genome:
GAATATCGATATCCAAATAGATACTACAAAAGGACTACTTGGGCACTTTTTTCAAAAcgaatatttcaataattctgaTACCAGCGGGAAAATACTTGTCTTATGTCATTCACATATATGAAGCCAggtgtgtagaccaatttacagacagagtcgttgcccataGTGCGGCATAGGAGGCTGATCTACGCTATaaccgcgatgagatgagatgattatggagatttgttgggatgccacagggaaaaCAAAGCCCATGGAAAAGCCcaagcttgcccaacacaagttataagtcGCGGGtaaaccggggatcgaactcggatcCACGGGATTATAAGTCCGAACTCTAGCCATTAAACTACAGTGGCGGCTATACCAAAAAAAAACTGTGTACTGCGATTACTCCACAACTATTGGACAGATTCTGTTCAATCAGTTTCGGAGTCAATTCGTCTGGGAATAATGTTAATGTAACTAATTAACTTAATAAGAATTTATTGCAAGAATTAACACATAACGGCGAACTAATGAAAATAAGATAGGCTACAATCTTTTTCATTATTATGTTTCTTATCTAAACTCGACTGATGCAACATGTGATATAGAGATATGTAGAAAATATTTATCTACAAAGGTTTGTCTcagaaatttttatatattaaacaTCCATTGTAAATTGgccggtgttgattccacgaactagtAGAGTGCGTCATACCCCCTTCCAGAATGCACTGATCTCCTCAATGCTCAAACTTTCTAATCGCTTATGATGTCTTATATACAACGACAGTGGTGACATCAGCGCTCAGGTGTCATGTAACATTGAATGCATAATAGGTACCTTATTACATAGTGTCTATGAAAACTTTTCCAGACAAGAAAGAAATATcgttcagatatatatatatatataattttgttaaccaACCTAATAGAAACAAACCAAAACAAATacttcatattttacaaaaagaTTGTTCTGCGTTGGTGATGAAAGCGTCTGAGATGAACAACATTTCCAAGGTCACACGATAACTTGTAGTAGTGGCAGTTGTGCCAACCTAGAGGCTTACAGGTCTTGATTGAGAAATTTCCCTTCAACAAACTCATTACCTACTGGCACGTATAATGCTCTCACTAAGAAATCCTTGAAATAAAATTGGGTCCATTGTGGAAAAACTGTACGTGATACAAGAAAATCAAGAACAGTTCTGGAATCAGCATAAAAAAGTAAGCTAATACCACATATTAGTTTTCAGTCATCTATTATCATGCAgactattgttattaatatatattaagtaTTGCAAGGCTTCCAAAGTTACACCTTAGGTTGAAAAGGGTTTCGTGGTGAAAAAAGTTTGAGAAGCATTAACACAGATGatagagtttacggatgtgtacacacgACAACCGTGATCGTGATTAGGTCGTTAATCTTGAGTAGAGACTGTaatctaccactggtattagtgtttagttacaggaattgacgaggacataatttgttttgtcatgGGATAGCATTCTCTCGTCGATGACTGATCTTAcaccatagctgacgaaaggaatcctgaaaaggagGATGTGTTGAACGTAGAGTAGCAGGCTATTAACTGCATATGCGGTACACAGGACCTCCCACTCCTCTCTGCTCTCGCtctgcaaagaaacagctcaggaagcgAAGAACGGACAGTACATGTTTAGcaaatcataattattttaaaaactgtaaTTTCCTTTGTAGAAAAACAAATGAGACAAATCACTGATCTAACTCTTGATTGAACCTCTGGTCTAACACTAACAACTTTTCGTTTATGCCAAGAAGATGTAGCTAATCAAACTGACAGTGACATTGCACATGAAGGGAAACCATTCCATGTACTAAATACCTATATTTTTTTGATTCGTTAAGAAATATGCTACTTTTCTGTTCTCAAAGTgatgcaaaattttaaaatatacacaCACCATGGTTCATTACTTCGGCAATATTTCAAAAGACGAATACCAATATACCCTCGCTTGTGAgcttatgatttaaaaacaatCATTGTACTAGAACAATTGTTTTTAGTGCTAAACAGAATGTTTTAATTCTCTAAAGAAGTGCAAATTTAAAAAAGATTTATACCTAGATAAGTACTCTTTTTCTCCAACAGTCGATACAAAATGCATGGTGTCGTACCATTTCACGATAGAGAAGATTAATGGAGTAGACCATGCATTGCTGACTTCAGCGATAATCCACCTGGACCCAAAGAGGATGTACATCTACCTCGAGAACCTCTTCAACGGCAACAAGCATCTCGGTAAGACAAACTTTCCCTCAGTTTCCGGGATATCAATTATGCATTTTGAAGTCAGGTGGATAACAGTTACACGCACATCATCCAGGGTCAATGGAAGTAGGTAGTTTGATACTACAGAGGTAGTAATGTAATATATATCAAGCTCTGTTCTCCTTACACCACTGGTAAAGGACCGGTGTAGACCGTGGCATTTCTAGAAGTTTACAAATCTCGTTTTCACCTGAAATTGAACCCAGGACATTTCTGTCCTTACTGGATATCCTCAAATGATGCTGATATTACTGTGCTATCGTTtgtaaaggaaattaattttaaagcttGCTTTTTGCTTTCTTCCGATCTCATATGCATGGTATCTTATCTCGGTGGATGACTACGGTTAGCTCACTCTGAGCCCCACTTACGATAACAGATGGAACGGTCACTGTACATTTTAGATAATAGGCCGGACAATCAAGGTACCGTTACGACAAGAAGTCAGTAGGAGTCCCCCACTGACGTCATGACTTCATGACGTTCTTCCATTAACGACATCAGTGAACAATCAGAATACATTGTGTCATTAATGGACTTTAAACAGGTCCAAGGATTTATAAAGGCGAGAGAACCGTCTTATGTTCGCTTATCTTTCCCGGTCAAATTGTACATATTGTATCTATACTCTGTTTTTCTTCCAGTaaatacagagtggaccgcttgaatgtacctaatttcaattgcattgactggtaaacggttgaagatagaaacctacagtaacgtttatatgaaaggaaaactcaacaagtttcgacatgcacatcaccatatctctacgtgagctccagctatcactgtgacgatatcggggcgatgaacgatttcttgacaagcacgttggagcatatcttctggaatgctctcaatagcctctatgatgcgctcccgaaggcctctgactggggtggcgtacactttacctttgacgtagccccagagaaagaaatcgagcggtgttaaatcaggatcagcgccgagacggtctagcatcgtattggcgaattccactcgtttgggtttgtcatccggctccagatgttgcattaactgcactttgttgcgtacagtttgagacgtttgtggacaattcgttgcaatgttgattttggtacttgaagttcccgcgaagctcttcttaattaCTTCCGCGGGCTTTGCTCACACGCGGCTTGAACATATGCAACCATTTCGTCGAATGTTCTACGActaccaccatgcttcttcaacaccgatcctgtagctaaaaatgtatcgtgccacttcttaatgctttttagcaattggagcatcatggttaaacactcgccgatactcccaTTGAACTCTagcaattgatttaaactccgcatacaaCACAGtatgcgctttcatctgcggtgtcgccattttgacaatcgatacaatctacgaaagaaaccgtgtctgcgcaccatctaccgacaggattcgaaacttgttgaattttcctttcatataaacgttaccgtaaggttctatcttcaaccattCACCAgttacatacaattgaaattaggtacattcgacgGTCCAGCCTGTATTTCTACATTAATTGAGGATATAGTTCTTCAACGAACCCTTATCTCACGACAACCGTGGTGTTCGATGACACGCCATCTTCTTAGCATGCCTCACAAATCACTTTTTGTATTTCTCTTCAAGCAGCACTACTCCTCATTGTGCAACTTTAATTCAGTCATGTAACAGAGCAACTTATTTAAATAACTTTCCTTTCACATTTAATTATCTTTCACTGTGACGATTATTTTCTTTCCtcatatttctctcaaaataatttactttCCCAACAACAACTGATGAACACCAAAAATTACTATGATGCCGTAGAACATCCGTTTTCATGAAAACAGAGTAGACTTTTTTCATTGACCTATTACCAAAAACGTGGTTTTTGGCGTATTTCCCTAATACTCCATCTATTCATATGCAGTGATTCCTCCTGAAGTATTGGCTGGATTTTGTACACTCTTCAACCTATTCAATAGGgaattaaatataacaattttagagcaaaattaatattttcttcatgaTAAATCGGCTCTCATAGTTCAGTTCAGGATTTTGTGTCCTTCATAAGAACACGCAATAAATGCAACAATATTGTTTTTAGAGCTCACATGTCCCTACacgaatatttttgtaaaatcttcAAGTATATATAGAGTATTAGGACTCATACGTACCTGCAGGAATCAATATGTAAAATATTAGAGCTCACAGGTATCTACTCGAATAAATCTGTAAAGTATTAGATCTCATATAACTACACGAATTAATCTGTAATTACGAATATATCTTTAAACTGTACCTGCACTAATCAATCTGTAAAGTATTAGGGCTCACAGGTACAAAACAAACCGATTGAATATGTAAACCAAtcaagattatcaaaattaaCAGTGGAAAATTCTCCAAATATATGGAGGACCCAGGACCCACCAATGAAGAAACATATGGATGAATAAAGCCAGAAGCAGTCAACAGTGGCCTATGTCCTTGAAAGCTTAATGATAATGATTTTACTTTCCTGTTGACACAAACGCAAAAATCCCTCAATTATAAATTTTCATATCCATGAATTGCACCACTGTGATGTTCATATTTGTTGAGAGTAAGAAACATTATTATTCCTTCTTGTTGTGACTCAGGGGATTTGTTTTGAAATAGAAACAGCAGAAGTAGATGTTCACTGCTTTAGTCTCATAGCCTTTCATTTTCAAACTGTTAAGTGAGTTAAGTATTTATTGGTTGCAGATGACGAAATGAACAAAATTCTGAACGAGAACTGGAAGGAAGTCTTCGACGAGATCACGCCACAGATAATTGCATCATTCGCAGAAGTGTTTACAGAAATGCTGAATGATGTTTCTAAACAAATCCCGATTGATGTATTAATTCCAGAAACTCTGTCATAACTGCTCCAAATCGATATACAATGCAATCTATACTTTACCTGACATTTCACTAATTAAAGTGAAATATGGTAACCGGAGAATTTACAGAGGAAGTCTATGCATGttaaatttctcttttaattttaaagtaacatttcAATATCTGTTGCAGTTTCTATTACATACTACACAAtggcaaaattttcaatattctaaatataatttataatgtgaTGATCGAGCATTTCAGGGAATGATAGTTAAATATTTACTtcctataaatatttttattaagttttatttttcagaCTATTTCATAATGATCACACGAAAAATCAAAGAGTATTAAGTTTTGCATTAACTAATGCTTGGTGTTAAGACAGGAACTTGGACAGTGTCTCATCATAATAACACGACTAACTATAATGTGTATTTTGTTCCATTGGACTATTGCATTCTATGACCGGATAGTACTTTCAAACGCAGCAGAATATAAACTAGCGGATATTTCAAATATGGTATCTACTGAGCAAATTGAAGTCCTGAGCCCTATTTCATAAAGCTAATAGTCTTGTAATGCCAGTGTTTGACTTGTTATCTTGTCTAGTTTTAACTGGAtactatttaattaatattaacgagGTTTGGTGAAATTGGCcaacaattagaaatattaaaccacacattaatgaaataatttgatATTCAAACACACACtattgacatcattttacttactttttcattgtttgaagtttgaacacacacacagatatatatatatatatatatatatatatatatatatatatatatatatatatatatatatattcacatttATACTTGACACTGGGCATAAGTACTACCAGCAGTGGCTCATTAACAGTGGTACGCGCATCATAGGTTGAGGAACGCTGATTTacattattaacttattttttgtAGCTTTGTCACTTTTATGAAACAAGCCCCAGAACTTATCACAGATCTCTCTCAGAATGTTGATCACTTATAACATCAGAAAGAAAGTACATCTATATTTATTTGGCTATCTTTTTTGTTATCTGTCAAACATCTCCTACACCAATACAGAATAAGTCTGTTAAATTCCAATACATTACAATTCCAATAATTCCGCCTAGGAAGTTAGCGCGGAAAAAAATACGTTCGCAAGGTAGAAAGATAATAGACGTCCGGATTTCGCGGGACATAGGAGTGTGTCTTACGTCTGGCCAGGCATTgtagaaaatcagaaattgtcctgcttttctttcttgccaATTCTCTGTAGACCAGAGAGAAAATCCGTATTCATCTGGGATACACTAgaggaattatgtttgtaaaatttaattcaagaCAACTATGGTGTATGGATTTTTACATGTATTTACTAAATAGGAAAAACATTTCTTGCTTAAACAAGTTGGGTCATCGGAAAAGTATTAACAAtctgaaaattaaacaaagtaaAAGCTTATTTACAATccgtacaatttatttaattaattcaattcatgATAACACTTTcgtatcaattttattgtacgaAGACTAACAAATTATCTTATATAACATACTGAAAAAACCGTCACGTCAAATATCCAGTTAGTCTATTATGTCCTGATTTTATGTGgaaaatcttgtttttttttttcctgataaAATGTCctacttttaaattttttcatcTGGTAAccctaaatattatatttaagttctgtaaagaagaaaaaagggTGATCTAGCTATTCCTCTGAAAAGTGCTGTGGAAAAAACAGCGAAAACAGTTgaaaagagggaaaaattggtGAGTAATATAGGAAAAGAATGCGTGCGGGCACACAAATTGTAACACCCGACAAAAATCGGAAACGACAAAAGAAATGTGAACCAGGAGGGTTTGATAAGTGTGTCATCGGTAGAATATCATGCAGACTTTAAGGAAAACCCAACAGTGAAAAAACGATTATTCTCTCCTACGATTATATATTCGATTAAGTTCACGCTCCAAGTTATTCATAAATGTCTCGGGTAGGTAGGCTACTGCGTCTTTGCAGATTGTGTACATGCTCTCTCTCTTCCCCTCCACTCGCTGTTCTCGCCGTAAAACGCATATAAACATGATAGTGGTACTCTCGGAGAACAGCGGTATTCCTGTTTGTCCTAagtaatatatagatagataatgcGCAGGTTATCACCACTGGAAACGTAAGTCACGTGACTTTGGTCTGCTGCAGACGATTCTGTAACAATTTTGTACTGTCTTTATACGTGGATTCTTGCTTGTGATTCATTGATGAAGTGTATTCAAAGTaagataataagttattatgttaCTGGAAACGTAAGTCACGTGACTTTGGTCTGCTGCAGACGATTCTGTAACAATTTTGGACTGTCTTTATACGTGGATTCTTGCTTGTGATTCATTGATGAAGTGTATTCAAAGTAAGATAATAAGATATTATGTACTGATTATAGCCACAGTAATGGCGAACTATTGCTGTTGCTTTGAATGCAAAGAGAAATACCTGAAAAGAGGAAACATCGTTTCATTTTAAGTACCGCACACACGTAACCTCACTTGTAAATTTCACATTCAACACTTAGTTTTTACTTCTCGTATAACTTAAAAGTTTTATCATCATATTCTTCACTTGTATACTTTTTATAGGTGTTTTAGAAATTTGTTCCAggatttccttttctcttccataATACTTATCCATAACTTTGATGATATTTTCTTTCAGTTCTAAATGTTTTTCACGCGTTTCTTCCAGTTAATCTTCCTTCATCCCTACTTTTCTTTAGTTCTTGTAATTTCTAAGTTCAAAATTAACATTATTGAGTATAGATATCTTCCATTTGTaaaccaaaaacaaaaataaaacatttaaaccaacacaactgtagtttcattccctaGACTGGGTGATGAATTCTAAGTGCCTATGTATCTCTGAACCAgcgcagatttttttttattgtacgaaTGCATTTCCTGATTGAATTCCTCTTTTCAAGTAATATCAAAAGCCTTTTATAGTCCTACAAAAATACTGATGTTACGAGTTACTTAGTAGTGTTCCATATTAGGTATTATTTTCCATGTAATAATATGCTAACGGTTGCTTTCCAGTTGAGACTAAAATGGACTAATGATtagtaaatacaatattttgttcatgattgtttcaaaatgttgataaagcctgTTCTTTAATGATGCTCACGACACAATTATTAGTACCGACATAAGGGTAGTGAGACATGACGACTTATCTATTTCAGCTCTTGAACTTGCAAATATATAAGCCCTACTGAAACATTCCTATGTAATAGGTTTACGAAATTTATACCATATGCTTATAGTAGGCTatcttttaatgaaaaattaaatcacttatcCCCAACAGAATATTTATAGGGTGCCCTCAAATAcggtaattagaaaataaattgttacggaTAGTTCATCAGTTAGGTACACATATCTCATATAATTTTAGTGAAACCTCTCTAATTTTTTCTGGTGTAATGAGAATATATCATATGACAAAATGAATACACTATTTTCTTAACTAAACACCACATAtgtacaaaattaaaacaaaatatatgaacattatttttttccaaaattttccttaattttgaatttttaaaaattcaatgataacgtttaaaagcaaaccactccATTCATTTTAAAGAGCTAATTAATATGTGCCTGCAAAAAAAATTTCATGACGCTGTCTTGATTAGTTCATGACATAAGTGTACCtaagttttaaaaaatcaagGTTACGGGAAATTCTAATTACTGTATTTGGGGTAGCCTTTAAATAATCTGTTGGGGATAAGTGAtctaatttttcaccaaaagaTACTATAAGCAATGTTTAATGCATGATATAAATTTCGTAAACCTATGACATAGGAATGCTTCAGTAGGGCCTATATGTCTCAAATTTTATAGTTTGTAAAAGTCCATACCAATAAAAAAATCGTTAGGCCGTTTTCCTCGATGATAAATACTTGCAGGAAGTGAGAGGACCAAGGATCTATAGTGGCAAGGTTATGTTTGCCTCTTGCCAAAAAATTactattctttattaatttagcaacaataacagactaataaaggaggaataaatacatacataaccataatagtaacaataatccTTAAAACTAATCATAACAATAGAAAGATACCAATAAATAGATCCCCAAAAACTATGTCATCCCCATAAAATAGTAACCTAGGAGTGCCGAGTAATACCTACCAAACACAGTAACCTTTAAGCCAATTAGTAATGGAGGACTCGCTAAAAATAGTTCAAGAAATAATATCCCACACACACACTCGTAGCACTAATATTAACTATACAACCTGTCACACGCTGGTACGCCACTCTCACGTTCCGGCTATGTAAATATACGTGCGAATCTTCTACAATAGAACACTGGTTCACATATACCGCAGTCCAGACCATTCCAAGTGGGCAGCCCTCGTGATGCCCCGTGGCTGCCCTGGGTTCGGAGGAGCTGTGCCGAGCCCCAGAAAGAGACAGCAagtgagtgggaaagagacggaataccgATCGCTGAGAGGGTTGCACGCGTGCAAGGGATAGAGTGAGCCAGTGAGGTACATGATATGGATGGTACATTTTATGACACATaggaagaattcaagaattacaacaatttgctattacaaaataatacaacaaaataaaattgtccttttttctgtagttaggaagacaaTGACATTTGTTTGATCTCTTTCCCTTTCAGCTATATCAGGGAATAATGTTTGAGAAGAATGAATGCGTAAAACTGCTTCCAACGCAACATCGTACAAACATGAGTTAGTTTTACTCTTACTCAGGTTCATGACTGAGAATGTGTGTTCGCAAAGGTATGTAAagccaaacataacaattaaATTGCATGTCAATGCGTGGATAGACGGAAAATTTTTTTGTTCAAAGTTCTTATAAAACGCAACGAGGCCCtctggaatattgtaatatctatctttcaaaattgtgtgtcACTGAAGTCTTATAaattctctttggaatttgactggaGTGTGCTCATCATTTACAGAAAAGGGCGTCATAAAATGTTCATAAAGTTCCCACACGCGGCGACAGATTGTTTGTGGACAGAGACTAATTGACTCAAATAACGTCACCGGGAAAGGTTACAATACctctgaagttgaaatcatgcactcctttacaaacattccttccgtaaaaggccggctacttttgaaaatatttaggacaacaatatagcttgcatgattagctctttcggaacttggctcaatgtgctgcgaaagaaaaggaaaatgaatttttaatgacattgtaactatacaaaaaatacatacatagttaaacggaaagaaaatcctttaacagtttaacaaatgtttttataataattcccacACACTGCTGACAACTGTTGAAAATAAACTTACTAATACCTAACCATTAACTGAATAAATTGCCCttagagtacttaattagttgaaattatatttacctCGTCGTAGGAAGACTGCATTTCGACCTTTAGTTTTGTTATTAACGCCTTCCTCTCTTCGCTTATAATATGAGCGTGGGTATCAGAATGttaacttcaaagtgacgcttaatgttGTACGTTTTTGCCCATACATTGATATGGCaaattaaacattgaacattgttgtcgtcagattagacaagatacaagccctCCCAAGAGGGGTTAAATCCTGAATCGACTGTCGAAGCatttctcttcattcttattcaaaacgttaagcacaaacgatagtacaccatatggatggatgaatgactgATGGAACACATAAACCAacaatgcctgcagaatatcatcgaacagaCGAGGAGAAGAGTTGATGGTCGCATGCATTCGTACATCACCACAGCCAcagcgacagagaggagtgggggtCCGCCCTGGGCAGACACAGGGCAGCGACGGGCTCCCTAGCCCTCAAATACTGTGTTGGAATGGTCTGCCGCAGTCAACTGCCAGACTGGTTTGGTTTAAATAGAACACCAATGTCACGCCGCCAGTAACGAACGTCGAGGAATTTCCAAGTATCAAACAACTTGGTTCTAGACAACGGTATAGGCTATAATAGCAGAGCGGACAACTAAGCCCACTATCCTGCAGACTTCCGGTCGCCCAGCGTCACTCGGGCGGCTTGTATTTCCGCGTAGTGCTATTTAATGTTTTTTGCTAGCGTAtccccaaaatatatttgtacccccattatataagaattaacaaaaaactattattattattattattattattattattattattattattattattattattattattattattatagagtaaTTACTTACTGTTGCAAGATCTAAATAATAAACTTGAAACTCTTACCTCGTGACCTTTTCTTCATGCAGACCAGAAATATTGTGTTCTAAATACCTCCATCTGTCCTTccttaatatattaatttcaaacCATCCCTTCTGAACTTATACCAAAAATAGTTGTTGGACGAcgctgacaaattaataaaaagtgcactgAAAGAAGTACTGAATCTGTCCATAGACATTTCTGATGCAATG
This genomic interval carries:
- the LOC138700416 gene encoding protein takeout-like yields the protein MADPTSTKTGVRKLNLPPLDPLEIKELKLSHGQGRGQLNLTLRDVKLQGLKDAYMLNFSHDINKSLASFLLTVPQLKLLGTYNILGHILLLPIKGTGNINITLVDTKCMVSYHFTIEKINGVDHALLTSAIIHLDPKRMYIYLENLFNGNKHLDDEMNKILNENWKEVFDEITPQIIASFAEVFTEMLNDVSKQIPIDVLIPETLS